One part of the Pogoniulus pusillus isolate bPogPus1 chromosome 8, bPogPus1.pri, whole genome shotgun sequence genome encodes these proteins:
- the ITPA gene encoding inosine triphosphate pyrophosphatase, protein MALPARRSVVFVTGNAKKLEEVTQILGDSSPYTLVAKKIDLPEYQGEPDEISVQKCREAARQVQGPVIVEDTCLCFNALGGLPGPYIKWFLEKLKPEGLYKLLAGFEDKSAYALCTFAFSTGNPEEPVKLFKGQTHGMIVEPRGPRDFGWDPCFQPDGYDQTYAELPKAVKNSISHRYRALSELSAFFLQSNSTVSHSGPS, encoded by the exons ATGGCGCTGCCGGCGCGGCGGAGTGTGGTGTTCGTGACGGGCAACGCCAAGAAGCTGGAGGAG GTCACTCAGATCCTCGGAGACTCCTCTCCCTACACGCTGGTAGCGAAAAAAATTGACC TGCCCGAGTACCAGGGTGAGCCGGATGAGATCTCCGTGCAGAAGTGCCGCGAAGCCGCCCGGCAG GTTCAGGGACCTGTTATAGTAGAAGACACCTGCTTGTGCTTCAATGCTCTGGGGGGGCTTCCAGGGCCATACAT AAAATGGTTCCTGGAGAAACTCAAACCAGAAG GCTTGTACAAGCTGCTGGCTGGGTTTGAAGACAAATCTGCCTACGCTCTCTGTACCTTTGCATTCAGTACTGGAAACCCGGAGGAGCCAGTGAAGCTGTTCAAAGGCCAGACTCAC GGGATGATAGTGGAGCCCAGAGGCCCTCGAGATTTTGGCTGGGATCCCTGCTTTCAGCCAGATGGCTACGACCAGAC cTATGCTGAACTGCCCAAGGCAGTGAAGAATTCGATCTCACACCGTTACAGAGCTTTAAGTGAACTCTCTGCCTTCTTTCTTCAGAGCAACTCAACAGTgtcccactctggccccagctaG